From Catharus ustulatus isolate bCatUst1 chromosome 6, bCatUst1.pri.v2, whole genome shotgun sequence, a single genomic window includes:
- the LOC116997881 gene encoding zinc finger and BTB domain-containing protein 18.2-like — protein sequence MEFPDHSRQLLQCLSQQRHQGFLCDCTVLVGEAQFRAHRAVLASCSMYFHLFYRDQLDKRDIVHLNSDIVTAPAFSLLLEFMYEGKLEFNSLPVEDVLAAASYLHMYDIVKVCKGKLKDKELCSEEKINDEAASLEKAEHFLDAGVPLVHEFDPGNKQKFSVAEYERAAGKEKVSSHPAWSSDHISVSSVPTEAEPCAAAAGKTKANVNSSTGPLSQRSVNHPLASSDVDCALDLSFKPVPGRDSLHPSYVFGQLASDSQQQGTEPLVKDEQDLLSDQEDSEARSPESQHFGNSAKSLVTGLGHMFAGNGSSHAREEDIDQERDESEDDMDSSDISSGVLVPPGHICICPLCSKVFPSPHILQLHLSSHFRDKDGSRTRLSPDGSVPTCTLCGKTFSCMYTLKRHERTHSGEKPYTCGQCGKSFQYSHNLSRHAVVHTREKPHGCKWCERRFTQSGDLYRHIRKFHCGLVKSLVV from the coding sequence GGGCTTCCTGTGTGACTGTACTGTTTTAGTTGGAGAAGCTCAATTCAGAGCTCACAGAGCCGTTCTTGCCTCTTGCAGTATGTACTTCCATCTTTTCTACAGGGACCAGTTAGACAAAAGGGATATTGTGCATCTGAACAGTGACATTGTCACAGCCCCTGCCTTCAGCCTGCTGCTCGAATTCATGTACGAGGGAAAGCTGGAATTCAACAGTCTCCCAGTGGAAGATGTGCTGGCTGCAGCGAGCTACCTTCACATGTATGACATTGTGAAAGTCTGCAAGGGCAAGTTGAAAGATAAAGAATTATGTTCGGAAGAGAAGATTAATGATGAGGCGGCTAGTTTGGAGAAAGCGGAGCATTTTCTAGACGCCGGAGTGCCCCTGGTCCACGAGTTTGACccaggaaacaaacaaaaattcagcGTTGCAGAATACGAGAGAGCAGCAGGCAAAGAAAAGGTCAGCAGTCACCCCGCCTGGTCCTCTGATCATATAAGTGTCAGCTCTGTGCCGACAGAGGCAGAACCGTGCGCcgcagcagctggaaaaacaaaggCTAATGTCAATAGTTCCACAGGACCTTTGTCCCAAAGGTCTGTTAACCATCCCCTGGCTTCGAGTGATGTGGACTGCGCGCTGGATTTGTCTTTCAAGCCCGTGCCGGGGAGAGATTCCTTACACCCCTCCTATGTCTTTGGACAGCTGGCTTCcgacagccagcagcagggtaCCGAGCCACTTGTTAAAGATGAACAAGACTTGCTGTCAGATCAGGAGGACAGCGAAGCCAGGAGTCCAGAGAGTCAGCATTTTGGGAATTCAGCCAAAAGCCTAGTGACAGGGTTAGGACACATGTTCGCGGGGAATGGCAGCTCTCATGCCCGAGAGGAGGATATAGATCAAGAGCGAGACGAGAGCGAGGACGACATGGATTCGTCGGACATCTCCTCGGGCGTCCTGGTGCCTCCTGGGCATATCTGCATTTGTCCCCTCTGTAGCAAGGTGTTCCCGAGCCCGCACATCCTTCAGCTGCACCTGAGCTCTCACTTCCGCGACAAGGACGGCTCCCGGACCCGCCTGTCCCCCGACGGGTCGGTCCCCACTTGCACCCTCTGCGGAAAGACTTTTTCCTGCATGTACACTCTAAAGAGGCACGAGAGGACTCACTCTGGGGAGAAGCCCTACACCTGCGGCCAGTGCGGGAAGAGCTTCCAGTATTCCCACAACCTCAGCCGCCACGCGGTCGTGCACACCAGGGAGAAACCCCACGGGTGCAAGTGGTGCGAGAGACGCTTCACGCAGTCCGGGGATCTGTACAGACATATCCGCAAATTTCATTGTGGCCTTGTAAAGTCCTTGGTTGTTTGA